The following DNA comes from Alphaproteobacteria bacterium.
AGCACCATGAATGTGGTACGCGATTATTTAGTAAATAATCCAACAAAATCACATGGATATATTGTTCAATCGGATCTTCAAACTGGCGGTCGCGGTCGTTATGGACGACAATGGATATCACCCATTGGCAATCTTTATTTCAGTCTTTGCGTAACGCCTAATGTTAATCTTACCAAAGCGTCAGAGCTCTCTTTTGTGATATGTTTGGCCATTGGTGAGGCTTTGCAAGAAATACTTCCCAAAAAGACAAAAATGTTGTATAAATGGCCTAACGATATATTAATTGATGATTTGAAGGTGTGTGGCATTTTACTTGAGGCCAATACAAATTTAAAAAACGAGCTACAGGGTATTATTATTGGTATCGGCCTTAATTGTTTGGATTTCCCAGAAAGTGGGACTTTAGTGCCCGCAACGTCATTAATTGATCGTGGGGTTTCAGCAGCAAATGCTGATAAACAAAAAATGTTAGATAGGATCTTACAAAAGATATCTTTCTTTTACGAATATTGGCTGAAAAATGGATTTCAGCATATTAGAGAATTATGGCTAGAGCGCGCAAAAGGGCTAAATGAACCCATCAAGATTCGGCTCGAGCAAAAAGAATTAACAGGCATTTTTCGCGATTTGGATGCGCAAGGCGCACTCATCGTCGAAACAGAAAATGAAACAATAAAAGTAACAGCAGGAGACGTCTATTTTAAATCGACATAATTACTGGATTTATGAGACAAAGTCTGTAACCGCTTCTATTCGTGCGTGTATATTAAACTTGATACATGCAAATAAGAACGGAATGATAAGACATTTGTACACTTTTTTATTAATTATGTTTTCTAAACACTTAGCAGATAATTATTCAGATTATGTGATAAAGTCTAGGAAAGGTGAGAACCGGCACGGAATGTACTTAAGTACATGAGTACTGGATGCGCAGACTTGACGACGAATTTACGCGTAGGATGAATAATTACAAATTATCAACAAGTTAAGAAACAATTAGAGTTATATAATGACAAAATCAAAATCGGAAATGATTTTTATTCCCCTGGGTGGCACGGGCGAAATAGGAATGAACCTCAATTTATACGGGTATGAGGGTAAATGGCTCATGGTTGATCTTGGTGTCACCTTTGGTGAAACAAGTTCACGTGGCTTTGAAATCATTATGCCTGATCCAAGCTTTATCATCGAACGAAAAGACGATCTTGTGGGGATCGTTTTAACCCACGCACATGAAGATCATATTGGCGCTGTGCCTTATTTATGGGCTGAATTACGTTGCCCCATTTACGCAACGCCTTTCACAGCTGCTTTAGTGCGCCATAAATTATATGATGCAGGTATTCATAAAGAAGCAATATTACATGAAATACCCGTTGGCGGCACGATTGATTTAAACCCCTTTCGCGTAAAATACGTCACATTGACTCACTCCATTCCAGAACCTAATGCTGTTTTAATTGAAACAGATGCAGGACGTGTTTTACACACAGGCGATTGGAAATTTGATCCTCATCCACTCGTTGGTGACGATGTAGATCGTAACGCCCTTGCTGAACTTGGTGAATTGGGTATTGACGCGCTTGTGTGCGATTCAACCAATGCCATGGAAAAAGGACGATCTGGCTCTGAAGGTGAAGTACGTGAATCTTTATTGAAGCTCGTTCAAAATTATCCAGAAGGTCGATTAGCAATTGCTTGTTTTGCAAGCAACATCGCGCGTCTTGAAACGATTGCCATCGCTGCAAAAACTATTGGTCGTCGCGTAGGACTCGTCGGTCGCTCATTATGGCGTATGAATGAAATTGCACGTGATCTTGGCTATTTAAAAAACCTTGATCCCTTTTTATCAGAACAAGAAGCGGCGCTTATGGCGCGTAATAAAGTATTGCTGATTTGTACTGGTAGTCAAGGTGAGCCAATGGCTGCACTTTCGCGTATTTCAAATGGTACGCATCCGCATATTAAATTGCAAGCAGGTGATTCTGTTGTTTATTCATCGCGTATGATTCCTGGCAATGAAAAAGCGATTTTCGCTGTCCAAAATAATCTTGTTAAAATGGGTATTGAAATATTAACCCCAAAAGATGAATTCACACACGTTTCTGGACATCCATCGCAAGATGAATTGACACAAATGTATCAATGGGTTAAACCACGTTGCGTTATTCCTGTTCATGGTGAAGCACGTCATTTACTAGCGCAAGGACGTCACGCTAAAGCATGTCAAGTGCCAGAAGTTATCGTTACTGAAAATGGTGCGGTCATTCGCATAGGACCTGATTATTCAGAAATTATCGATACAGTCCCTGTTGGTCGTTGGGCTATGGACGGTAAAACATTAACACCGCTCACAAAGCCTTTGTTAAGAATGCGCGAACGCGTTTTCAGCAATGGATTCCTTGCGATCACGATTGCATTGGATATTAAAGGTCTATTGCGTGGTGATCCACAATTATCTTCCTTCGGCGTTTGGGATTATGATCCTGAAGATGAAGAATGGTGGAATGCGTGTGAATTAGTCCGTGAAATAATTGCAGGACTTACACCTGTTGAAAGACGCAATGATAAAGTCATTATGGAAATTATTGAAGCCGCTTTCAGAAAACATACGCGAAATGTCTTTGGTAAAAAACCATTGATTGAAGTGAATGTGATTCGGGTTTAATTCTTTATTTTAAGGTATAATTGCTTAGATCATTTGGGATTACCGATAATCTGGGCAATTTACCAATCTACTAGAAAATTGCCTACACACTTTTGTTTTCCTGGACGCGTTGAAGCGTAGCTTCATACGTAGATCCAGGATCCAAAACGAAATTCATGCTCGAAAGAGCATGGCAAAATATTTAAATAACGCCATGATCTGCGATCATGAGTATTATTTGGATCCTGAATCCGCATTCGAGCCCTCTGGGCTCTCATTGGTTCAGGAAAACAGCTGAGTTGTTGGCTAGTTTCTCACTAAAATTATGTTTTTGTTCGGTTGGCAATTTATTAAAGGAGATATCATGATCTCAGGTCTCGCCCATATCGCCATCGTTGTTCCCGATTTATCAAAGGCAGCTCATCTTTACAAAGATATCTTTGGTGCGGAAATTTCAGATCAGCTTGATTTGCCCGAACATGGCGTATCCATTATTAAAGTCAATTTACCTGGTTGTTTAATTGAACTTTTGCATCCATTTGGCGCTCAATCCCCTATTCAAAAATTTTTAGATAAAAATCCTGATGGTGGTATGCATCACCTTTGCTTCAATGTGAATGATCTTTCAACAATAAAGGATGCAACCCAAGATAAAATCCGCTATTTAAATGGAGGTAATCCAAAAATTGGGATGAAAGGCAAACCCGTTTTGTTTATTCACCCTAAGGATATGTGTGGCACGTTAGTAGAATTGGAAGAACATTAATGGGTATTGTTTCAGGGATTGTTATCTATGTTGTTTTATGGTGGGTGACGCTTTATGCCGTTTTGCCTTGGGGGATTCAACGATCAGAAGTACTTATTAAGGGACAAGAAATTGGAGCGCCAGACAAACCGCACATGAAATTAAAATTGATTGTAACGACATCAATTTCATTCGCTTTATGGCTTATCGTCTATGCGCTCATTACAGCCGAAATCCCTTATTTAAACGAAATGTTTATGGGATAAATCTTCCTGCATCATTAAAGGGGGTACTACCCTCTAAAAGACACAGCAATAAATTAAATGTTTGTAGCTTGCGCGCGAACGCGATCCAAATCTTCTTGTGTGTCAACTGATTGTGGAATTTGATCAACAAGCGCCACATCGATACGCATACCAGATGCTAATGCACGTAAT
Coding sequences within:
- a CDS encoding DUF1467 family protein; the encoded protein is MGIVSGIVIYVVLWWVTLYAVLPWGIQRSEVLIKGQEIGAPDKPHMKLKLIVTTSISFALWLIVYALITAEIPYLNEMFMG
- a CDS encoding biotin--[acetyl-CoA-carboxylase] ligase, which encodes MEFSIHHYDEIDSTMNVVRDYLVNNPTKSHGYIVQSDLQTGGRGRYGRQWISPIGNLYFSLCVTPNVNLTKASELSFVICLAIGEALQEILPKKTKMLYKWPNDILIDDLKVCGILLEANTNLKNELQGIIIGIGLNCLDFPESGTLVPATSLIDRGVSAANADKQKMLDRILQKISFFYEYWLKNGFQHIRELWLERAKGLNEPIKIRLEQKELTGIFRDLDAQGALIVETENETIKVTAGDVYFKST
- the mce gene encoding methylmalonyl-CoA epimerase translates to MISGLAHIAIVVPDLSKAAHLYKDIFGAEISDQLDLPEHGVSIIKVNLPGCLIELLHPFGAQSPIQKFLDKNPDGGMHHLCFNVNDLSTIKDATQDKIRYLNGGNPKIGMKGKPVLFIHPKDMCGTLVELEEH
- a CDS encoding ribonuclease J; this translates as MTKSKSEMIFIPLGGTGEIGMNLNLYGYEGKWLMVDLGVTFGETSSRGFEIIMPDPSFIIERKDDLVGIVLTHAHEDHIGAVPYLWAELRCPIYATPFTAALVRHKLYDAGIHKEAILHEIPVGGTIDLNPFRVKYVTLTHSIPEPNAVLIETDAGRVLHTGDWKFDPHPLVGDDVDRNALAELGELGIDALVCDSTNAMEKGRSGSEGEVRESLLKLVQNYPEGRLAIACFASNIARLETIAIAAKTIGRRVGLVGRSLWRMNEIARDLGYLKNLDPFLSEQEAALMARNKVLLICTGSQGEPMAALSRISNGTHPHIKLQAGDSVVYSSRMIPGNEKAIFAVQNNLVKMGIEILTPKDEFTHVSGHPSQDELTQMYQWVKPRCVIPVHGEARHLLAQGRHAKACQVPEVIVTENGAVIRIGPDYSEIIDTVPVGRWAMDGKTLTPLTKPLLRMRERVFSNGFLAITIALDIKGLLRGDPQLSSFGVWDYDPEDEEWWNACELVREIIAGLTPVERRNDKVIMEIIEAAFRKHTRNVFGKKPLIEVNVIRV